In Methanobrevibacter boviskoreani JH1, one DNA window encodes the following:
- the tfe gene encoding transcription factor E, producing the protein MLDDPLVQDLLRKIIDDPEDHQEAKKSKSKKSKKNDDKDLDNMLIVQCLNKGVKTDEEIAEKTGIRLNIVRKILYRLYDAGLASYKRHKDPETQWYSYDWKFEPEEVNKTIKKQINDEIEFLKNILDNEKDNMFFSCPEGHTRFDFEDASNVGFTCPECGEEVVFEDNADIIKELEKDIKKYQKIYDSIEVSE; encoded by the coding sequence ATGTTAGATGACCCATTAGTACAAGACTTATTAAGAAAGATAATTGACGACCCTGAAGATCATCAGGAAGCTAAAAAGTCTAAAAGTAAAAAAAGTAAAAAAAATGATGATAAAGATTTAGACAACATGCTTATTGTTCAATGCCTTAATAAGGGAGTAAAAACTGACGAAGAGATTGCAGAAAAAACTGGAATCAGATTAAATATTGTTAGAAAAATACTCTACAGACTTTATGATGCTGGACTTGCAAGCTATAAAAGACATAAAGATCCTGAAACACAATGGTATAGCTACGATTGGAAATTTGAACCTGAAGAGGTTAATAAAACCATTAAAAAACAAATCAATGACGAGATTGAATTCCTTAAAAACATTTTAGACAATGAAAAAGACAATATGTTTTTCTCATGCCCTGAAGGACACACCAGATTTGATTTTGAAGACGCAAGTAATGTAGGTTTTACTTGTCCAGAATGTGGTGAAGAAGTCGTATTTGAAGATAATGCTGACATCATTAAAGAACTAGAAAAGGATATTAAAAAATATCAAAAAATCTATGATTCAATAGAAGTCAGTGAATAA
- a CDS encoding coenzyme F420-0:L-glutamate ligase, with the protein MTEEKQPDYKKSKTKEGIPYKYVENGKYNVIPIETNYIKPNENLDKLFNKAYPLFENDDYLVIAETPISVSQGRLIDEAEYTPGLGAKFLAGFWSKYLWGYILGSLLNIKQRTIHNLRRLPPETARHKQVILDLYGWKHALKPASEAGVDLSNSPGTYVSLLPKNPQKVAEDLSKMVLDKTGKNVNVMIIDTDATYMKNGKYFTGLPTAIDGIESDKGAWGYTKGQLSKNMGSTPLGSSKKLSVEYALKIANIAEDYQKSLSTCMETIHSAKKVLNTDSAEDSISVETLNKITHTPAVIIRKRLE; encoded by the coding sequence ATGACAGAAGAAAAACAACCAGATTACAAAAAATCTAAAACAAAAGAAGGCATTCCATATAAATATGTTGAAAATGGGAAATACAATGTAATTCCAATCGAGACAAATTATATAAAACCTAACGAAAACCTTGACAAACTCTTTAATAAAGCCTACCCATTGTTTGAAAATGATGATTATTTGGTAATTGCAGAAACACCAATTTCTGTCTCACAGGGAAGATTAATTGACGAGGCAGAATATACTCCAGGTTTAGGTGCCAAGTTTCTTGCTGGTTTCTGGAGCAAATATCTATGGGGTTATATTTTAGGGTCTCTTCTTAATATTAAACAGAGAACAATCCACAACCTTAGAAGACTTCCTCCAGAAACAGCTAGACATAAACAGGTTATTCTTGATTTATATGGATGGAAACATGCCCTAAAACCAGCTTCAGAAGCAGGTGTTGATTTAAGTAATTCGCCGGGAACTTATGTGTCACTACTTCCAAAAAACCCTCAAAAAGTTGCGGAAGATCTATCTAAAATGGTTCTGGATAAAACTGGAAAAAACGTGAATGTGATGATAATAGACACCGATGCAACCTATATGAAAAATGGTAAATACTTCACAGGACTTCCAACGGCAATTGATGGAATTGAATCCGATAAAGGTGCATGGGGATACACAAAAGGACAATTATCTAAGAATATGGGCTCAACACCACTCGGATCAAGTAAGAAATTATCTGTAGAATATGCCCTTAAAATTGCAAATATTGCAGAGGATTATCAAAAATCACTTTCAACATGTATGGAAACAATTCACAGTGCGAAAAAAGTTCTAAATACAGATAGTGCCGAAGATAGCATAAGTGTTGAAACATTAAACAAGATTACACATACACCTGCAGTAATAATAAGAAAAAGATTAGAATAA
- the ftsZ gene encoding cell division protein FtsZ, whose translation MKFIDDAIKESEQRTENKSSNNHVNSDLDEELIDIINNSKANIFVVGAGGAGNNTISRLEEVGIEGAETITVNTDAQDLFYSQADSKILLGRKTCGGLGAGGMPEVGEECAEESEDEIRERLNGADMVFVTCGLGGGTGTGSAPIIAKIAKKLGALTVSVVTLPFSAEGVQRRENAEKGLEKLQTASDTVIVIPNDKLLEVAPNLPLNKAFMVSDEILGRAVKGITELITKQGLVSLDFADIRSIMKGSGMAMIGMGESDSGDRALESVHEALSSPLLDIDISDAKGALINISGSADLTLQEAEKIVQIVADKLAPEANIIWGTQIDESLQNMVRTTIIVSGIKPYEFGSKEDETITPEHSDDSEEEDDDPLSSYIDEIF comes from the coding sequence GTGAAATTTATAGATGACGCAATTAAAGAATCTGAACAAAGGACGGAAAATAAATCTTCTAATAATCATGTTAATTCAGATTTAGATGAGGAATTAATCGATATAATTAACAACAGTAAGGCTAATATCTTTGTGGTTGGTGCTGGTGGTGCTGGAAACAATACCATTTCTAGATTAGAGGAAGTAGGTATTGAAGGTGCAGAAACAATTACAGTAAATACTGATGCACAAGATTTATTCTATAGTCAAGCTGATAGTAAAATCCTTTTAGGTAGAAAAACCTGTGGAGGATTAGGTGCAGGTGGAATGCCTGAAGTTGGAGAAGAATGTGCTGAAGAAAGTGAAGATGAAATTAGGGAAAGACTTAATGGTGCAGATATGGTATTTGTAACCTGTGGTCTTGGTGGAGGAACCGGTACTGGTTCAGCTCCTATTATTGCAAAAATTGCTAAAAAATTAGGTGCTTTAACTGTTTCAGTTGTCACATTACCATTTTCAGCTGAAGGTGTTCAAAGAAGAGAAAATGCTGAAAAAGGACTAGAAAAACTTCAAACAGCATCTGATACTGTTATTGTCATTCCTAATGATAAGCTCTTAGAAGTTGCTCCAAACCTTCCTTTAAACAAAGCTTTCATGGTATCTGATGAAATTTTAGGAAGAGCTGTAAAGGGTATTACAGAACTTATTACTAAACAAGGTTTAGTAAGTCTTGACTTTGCAGATATTAGAAGTATTATGAAAGGCTCCGGAATGGCTATGATTGGTATGGGAGAATCTGATTCTGGAGATAGAGCTTTAGAGTCAGTACATGAAGCTTTAAGCAGTCCATTATTGGATATTGATATCTCTGATGCTAAAGGTGCTTTAATTAACATTTCTGGTAGTGCTGATTTAACATTACAAGAAGCAGAAAAAATTGTACAAATTGTTGCAGATAAGTTAGCTCCAGAAGCAAATATTATTTGGGGTACTCAAATCGATGAAAGCCTACAGAATATGGTAAGAACCACTATTATTGTTTCAGGAATTAAACCTTATGAATTTGGTTCTAAAGAAGATGAAACAATAACTCCAGAACATTCTGATGATTCTGAGGAAGAAGATGATGATCCATTAAGTAGCTACATTGATGAGATATTCTAA
- a CDS encoding protein translocase SEC61 complex subunit gamma, which produces MTVQDSLQNFNKEAKRVLRVARKPDGEEYTNFAKVTGIGIILIGLIGFIIVLIGQLIGI; this is translated from the coding sequence ATGACAGTTCAAGATTCATTACAAAATTTTAATAAAGAAGCTAAAAGAGTTCTTAGAGTAGCTAGAAAACCGGATGGTGAAGAATATACTAATTTCGCCAAAGTAACTGGTATTGGTATTATTTTAATCGGTTTAATTGGTTTTATTATTGTTTTAATAGGACAACTTATTGGTATTTAA
- a CDS encoding transcription elongation factor Spt5 yields MEDNENSIYALKTSAGQERNVARILATRSRDTRGTETFIGIETIIVPESLKGYILVEASTKIDMRNPAMKIPHLRGIVEGSSQITFEEVKRFLKPEPIISSIKEGSVVELISGPFKGERAKVVRIDKSREEVVLELVEAAVPIPVTVEADQIRIIQKEVD; encoded by the coding sequence ATGGAAGATAATGAAAATTCCATTTATGCTCTTAAAACATCAGCAGGTCAAGAAAGAAATGTGGCAAGAATTTTAGCTACTAGATCTCGAGATACTCGAGGTACAGAAACCTTTATTGGTATAGAAACTATTATTGTCCCAGAGTCTTTAAAAGGTTATATTTTGGTTGAAGCTTCAACTAAGATTGATATGAGGAATCCTGCAATGAAAATACCTCATTTAAGGGGTATTGTAGAAGGTAGTTCACAGATTACTTTTGAAGAGGTAAAAAGATTCCTTAAACCAGAACCAATCATTTCCTCTATTAAAGAAGGAAGTGTTGTTGAGCTTATTTCTGGTCCATTTAAAGGTGAAAGGGCTAAGGTAGTACGTATTGATAAATCTCGCGAGGAAGTAGTTTTAGAATTAGTCGAAGCTGCAGTTCCAATTCCTGTTACTGTTGAAGCAGATCAAATTAGAATTATTCAAAAGGAGGTTGACTGA
- a CDS encoding 50S ribosomal protein L11: MPTDTVEVLVEGGSATPGPPLGPAIGPLGINMMQVVEEINNKTADFKGMKVPVKVIVDSDTKEFEIEIGTPPTTALIMDELNIEKGSHEPGTEVAADLSVEQAFKIARMKYDSLLANDYKAATKEVMGTAVSMGITVDGKDPRDAQKALDAGEYDSVFDGY; the protein is encoded by the coding sequence ATGCCAACAGACACAGTAGAGGTCCTTGTTGAAGGTGGAAGTGCTACCCCAGGACCACCTTTAGGTCCAGCAATTGGTCCTTTAGGTATTAATATGATGCAAGTTGTTGAAGAAATCAATAATAAAACTGCAGATTTCAAAGGTATGAAAGTTCCTGTTAAAGTAATTGTTGACAGTGATACTAAAGAATTTGAAATTGAGATTGGTACTCCTCCAACAACAGCACTTATTATGGATGAACTCAATATTGAGAAAGGATCTCATGAACCTGGTACTGAAGTTGCTGCAGATTTATCTGTTGAACAAGCTTTTAAAATTGCTAGGATGAAATATGATTCATTACTTGCTAACGATTATAAAGCTGCAACTAAAGAGGTTATGGGAACTGCTGTAAGTATGGGAATTACCGTTGATGGTAAAGATCCTAGAGATGCTCAAAAAGCACTTGATGCTGGAGAGTATGATAGTGTCTTTGACGGATACTAG
- a CDS encoding 50S ribosomal protein L1: MTQEMIDAVKKAKEQSKPRNFTESIDMIINIKDLDVKKPENRFEEELILPNGRGKDINIGVIADGDLIVQAKDAGVDLVIDKPRLEELGKDRKEAKKLADNVDFFIAQADMMPLVGRFLGPVLGPRKKMPKPVPANAKLAPLLGRLQNTIKVGVKQHPSIQIIIGTQDMADEQIAENMEAVLAILDRHLEKGRKQIKSMFIKTTMGSVVRVI, from the coding sequence ATGACACAAGAAATGATTGATGCGGTGAAGAAGGCTAAAGAACAATCCAAGCCGAGGAACTTCACTGAGTCTATTGATATGATTATTAATATCAAAGACTTAGATGTCAAAAAGCCAGAAAATAGGTTTGAAGAAGAACTTATTCTCCCTAATGGTCGTGGAAAAGACATTAATATCGGTGTTATTGCTGATGGAGATTTAATTGTTCAAGCTAAAGATGCTGGTGTAGATCTTGTTATCGATAAACCTAGATTAGAAGAACTTGGAAAAGACAGGAAAGAAGCTAAAAAGTTAGCAGACAATGTTGACTTTTTCATAGCTCAAGCTGATATGATGCCACTTGTTGGTAGATTTTTAGGTCCAGTTCTTGGTCCTCGTAAAAAAATGCCAAAACCTGTCCCAGCAAATGCTAAATTAGCTCCACTTTTAGGAAGATTACAAAATACTATTAAAGTGGGAGTTAAACAACATCCTTCTATTCAAATTATAATCGGTACACAAGACATGGCTGACGAGCAAATAGCTGAAAATATGGAAGCTGTTCTTGCAATCTTAGACCGCCACTTAGAGAAAGGAAGAAAACAAATTAAATCCATGTTTATTAAAACAACAATGGGTTCAGTAGTGAGGGTGATCTAA
- a CDS encoding 50S ribosomal protein L10, producing MAHVAEWKKDEVKEIKDLIDSYDVIGVVDLLNIPAKQLQEMRKSLSNHALIRLSKKNLINLALEDCNKNKENIVGLSEHMTGQPALIFTDMNPFRLYKILEDNKTDAPAKPGSTAAKDIVVPKGDTGFEPGPFLGELQQIGANARIDKGKIVVDKDAVVVEEGDTVSPQVASVLTRLGIKPMEVGIDLHAVYEEGSVYPADVLAIDEEETIAKVQDAYMKAFNLSVFAGIPTKETIATMIQSAHSKSINLAVEAGILNSETSDIIIGLANGKMLALAGKLSDDALDDELAEKLANAASAAPVAAAPAEEEEEEEEEETEEEAEEEAAAGLGALFG from the coding sequence ATGGCTCACGTTGCTGAATGGAAGAAAGATGAAGTTAAAGAAATTAAAGATTTAATTGATTCTTATGATGTTATTGGAGTAGTAGATTTATTAAACATTCCTGCTAAACAACTTCAAGAAATGAGAAAAAGTTTATCAAATCATGCTCTCATTAGATTATCTAAGAAAAATCTTATTAATTTAGCTTTAGAAGATTGCAATAAAAATAAGGAAAATATTGTAGGTCTTTCTGAACATATGACCGGACAACCTGCATTAATTTTTACCGATATGAACCCTTTTAGATTATACAAAATCTTAGAGGATAATAAAACAGATGCTCCTGCTAAACCTGGTAGTACAGCTGCTAAAGATATTGTTGTACCTAAAGGAGATACTGGTTTTGAACCTGGTCCATTTTTAGGTGAATTACAACAAATTGGAGCAAATGCTAGAATTGATAAAGGTAAAATTGTAGTTGACAAAGATGCGGTTGTTGTTGAAGAAGGAGATACTGTTTCACCTCAAGTTGCTAGTGTTTTAACCAGATTAGGTATTAAACCTATGGAAGTTGGTATTGATTTACACGCAGTTTATGAGGAAGGATCTGTATATCCTGCAGATGTACTTGCAATTGACGAAGAAGAAACCATTGCTAAGGTACAAGATGCATATATGAAAGCATTCAATTTATCTGTCTTCGCTGGTATACCTACTAAAGAAACTATTGCAACTATGATTCAATCTGCTCACAGCAAATCCATTAACCTTGCTGTTGAAGCAGGAATTCTTAACTCCGAAACTTCTGATATAATTATAGGATTAGCAAATGGTAAAATGTTAGCTTTAGCTGGTAAATTATCTGATGATGCATTAGATGATGAATTAGCTGAAAAATTAGCTAATGCTGCAAGTGCTGCTCCTGTAGCTGCAGCTCCTGCTGAAGAAGAGGAAGAAGAGGAAGAAGAAGAAACTGAGGAAGAAGCTGAAGAAGAAGCAGCAGCAGGTTTAGGTGCTCTCTTCGGATAA
- the rpl12p gene encoding 50S ribosomal protein P1, with protein MEYIYAAMILHTTDKEINEENVTKILEAAGVDVDEARVKALIAALEDVDIDEAIETSAIAAAPVAAAPAAAPAEEEEEEEEEESEEEAEEEAAAGLGALFG; from the coding sequence ATGGAATATATATATGCGGCAATGATTTTGCATACTACTGATAAAGAAATTAATGAAGAAAACGTAACTAAAATACTCGAAGCAGCTGGCGTAGATGTCGACGAAGCTAGAGTAAAAGCTTTAATCGCAGCATTAGAAGATGTTGATATCGATGAAGCTATTGAAACTTCCGCTATTGCAGCAGCTCCTGTAGCTGCAGCTCCTGCAGCAGCTCCTGCTGAAGAAGAGGAAGAAGAGGAAGAAGAAGAAAGTGAAGAAGAAGCTGAAGAAGAAGCAGCTGCTGGTTTAGGTGCTTTATTCGGTTAA
- the alaS gene encoding alanine--tRNA ligase → MEIFDKLGYKKYTCKKCGHDFYSKVERDTCGDAPCDEYDFIGNPATDKPYDLYEIQKTFKEFLEKEGHTPIPRYPILAKRWRDDVFLVGASIFCFQPWITSGIVEPPANPLEIAQPSIRLNDVDNVGRTGRHMTCFTMGSHTVINKPDHFIYWEDRCIELCHNFFASIGINTDELTFIPSWWEGGGNEGPCYEVMCRGVELATLVFMQYKTLANGEREEIPIKVVDTGYGLERIAWISQGTPTAYDACFGPVIEKLKEITGVELNEEILGESARIAGLMDIEDYADLRMLRQKVADKLGISIEELLKSSEPMEAIYIIADHTRCLAFMLADGIIPSNVKEGYLARLILRRTIRYMNQLDMRESLSDVMKIQLDFLKDFYPEISKSQEHIMNIIDLEEERYGVTIEKGKKTVKRTIKNLKKQGKTEMPLETLIGLYDAQGMPPETVKELAGDNFKVEIPDNFFTIVADRHEKEEVKVKDDYEFNYHETDLLFYKEFTQREFEAEVLGVEEIKDKLNVVLNQTVFYPEGGGQPADVGILTCDGKDYEVDYVQKINNVVFHQIKTTGDDDLDSLKSELKSLVGKSVKGEIDWNRRISLARHHTATHLVVAAARKVLGDHIWQAGAQKGVKRSRIDLSHYKRISQEELDEIEKLANSYVMDNILLEIKWLTRDEADKKYGLKLYQGGVVPGNNIRVVKVPGVDVQACAGTHVPKTGDVGMIKIHKTERVQDGVERLEYSAGLAAVDSIQEENEIVRESSNTFKVTPEQLPKTCERFFTEWKQYKNEISRLKAEIASLKISTLVNNVEEVNGLKVLKEIVDGDIKDLQNIATDFTDNDKADVVIIGNNDGKIVGAASGKAIDDGVKINAIIKEAASLLGGGGGGRPTLAQGAGPNADKMEDALDKAYSLIQ, encoded by the coding sequence ATGGAAATATTTGACAAATTAGGTTATAAAAAATATACATGTAAAAAATGTGGTCATGATTTCTATTCTAAAGTTGAAAGGGATACATGTGGAGATGCTCCATGTGATGAATATGATTTTATTGGAAACCCTGCAACTGATAAACCATATGATTTATATGAAATCCAAAAAACTTTTAAAGAATTTTTAGAAAAGGAAGGTCATACACCTATACCTCGTTATCCAATCTTAGCTAAAAGATGGAGAGATGATGTATTTTTAGTTGGAGCTTCTATTTTCTGCTTCCAACCATGGATTACCTCAGGTATTGTAGAACCTCCTGCTAATCCTTTAGAAATAGCTCAACCTTCTATTAGATTAAATGATGTAGATAATGTTGGAAGAACCGGTAGACATATGACCTGTTTTACAATGGGTTCACATACTGTAATTAATAAACCAGATCATTTCATATATTGGGAAGATAGATGTATTGAGTTATGTCACAACTTTTTTGCAAGTATTGGAATTAATACAGATGAACTTACTTTCATTCCATCATGGTGGGAAGGTGGAGGTAATGAAGGACCTTGTTATGAAGTCATGTGCAGAGGTGTAGAACTTGCTACACTTGTTTTCATGCAATATAAAACCTTAGCTAATGGTGAAAGAGAAGAGATTCCTATCAAGGTAGTGGATACCGGTTATGGTCTTGAACGTATTGCCTGGATTTCACAAGGAACTCCAACTGCATATGATGCATGTTTCGGACCTGTCATTGAAAAACTTAAAGAGATCACTGGTGTTGAACTTAATGAAGAAATATTAGGTGAAAGTGCTAGAATAGCAGGTTTAATGGATATTGAAGACTATGCTGATTTAAGAATGCTTAGACAGAAAGTTGCAGATAAATTAGGAATTAGTATAGAGGAACTTCTCAAATCATCAGAGCCTATGGAGGCAATTTATATTATTGCAGACCATACACGTTGTTTGGCATTTATGCTTGCTGACGGTATCATTCCTTCAAATGTTAAGGAAGGTTATCTTGCAAGACTTATCTTAAGAAGAACAATCAGATATATGAATCAATTGGACATGAGGGAATCTTTATCCGATGTGATGAAAATACAACTTGACTTCCTAAAAGATTTCTATCCTGAAATCAGTAAATCCCAGGAACATATTATGAATATTATAGATCTTGAGGAAGAAAGATATGGTGTAACCATTGAAAAAGGTAAAAAAACAGTTAAAAGAACTATTAAAAACCTTAAAAAACAGGGAAAAACTGAAATGCCTTTGGAAACCTTGATCGGTCTTTATGATGCTCAGGGTATGCCTCCTGAGACTGTTAAAGAACTTGCAGGAGACAATTTTAAAGTGGAAATTCCGGATAATTTCTTTACTATTGTAGCAGATAGACATGAAAAGGAAGAAGTAAAAGTTAAAGATGATTATGAATTTAATTATCATGAAACCGACCTATTGTTCTATAAGGAATTTACTCAAAGGGAGTTTGAAGCTGAGGTTTTAGGCGTTGAGGAAATTAAGGATAAACTTAATGTGGTTTTAAATCAAACTGTCTTCTATCCAGAAGGTGGAGGTCAACCAGCTGATGTTGGTATTTTAACCTGTGACGGTAAGGATTATGAAGTGGATTATGTCCAGAAAATCAATAATGTTGTTTTCCATCAGATTAAAACTACTGGGGATGATGATTTAGACTCACTTAAAAGCGAACTTAAGTCTTTAGTTGGTAAATCCGTTAAAGGCGAAATTGACTGGAATAGAAGAATTTCCCTTGCAAGACATCATACAGCAACCCACCTTGTTGTGGCTGCAGCAAGGAAAGTTTTGGGCGATCATATTTGGCAGGCAGGTGCACAAAAAGGTGTTAAAAGATCCCGTATAGATTTATCACATTATAAACGTATATCTCAGGAAGAACTTGATGAGATTGAGAAACTTGCAAATTCCTATGTTATGGATAATATACTCCTTGAGATTAAATGGCTTACAAGGGATGAGGCTGATAAGAAATATGGCCTTAAATTATATCAGGGTGGTGTAGTACCAGGTAACAATATTCGTGTTGTGAAAGTTCCTGGTGTGGATGTACAAGCTTGTGCAGGTACTCATGTACCTAAAACAGGTGATGTTGGTATGATTAAAATCCATAAAACTGAAAGGGTTCAGGATGGAGTCGAAAGGTTAGAATACTCCGCAGGTCTTGCAGCCGTTGATTCTATTCAGGAAGAAAACGAGATTGTAAGGGAAAGCTCAAACACATTTAAAGTAACTCCAGAACAACTTCCAAAAACCTGTGAAAGATTCTTTACAGAGTGGAAACAGTATAAAAATGAAATCTCAAGACTTAAAGCAGAAATTGCTTCTTTAAAAATTAGTACTTTAGTAAATAATGTTGAGGAAGTAAATGGTCTTAAGGTTCTAAAAGAAATTGTTGATGGGGATATTAAAGATCTTCAAAACATTGCAACAGATTTCACAGACAATGATAAGGCAGATGTTGTAATAATTGGAAACAATGACGGAAAAATAGTCGGTGCTGCATCTGGTAAGGCTATTGATGATGGTGTTAAAATCAATGCCATTATTAAGGAAGCTGCAAGTTTACTTGGTGGTGGAGGTGGAGGTCGTCCAACTCTAGCACAAGGTGCAGGTCCAAATGCAGATAAAATGGAGGATGCTTTAGATAAGGCATATTCATTAATCCAATAG